Proteins encoded within one genomic window of Humulus lupulus chromosome 1, drHumLupu1.1, whole genome shotgun sequence:
- the LOC133778764 gene encoding uncharacterized protein LOC133778764: MVGLDTNINFWNQPWIPWLDYAEFKGTMEQLRHQNPILKGIKDIFNVEERRWNSEVITRLFEEELGRRICDIQLLPEGHKDKVVWKPNNSGNFSMKSAYYLDQCYKFNDVNSVWKWLWGPGIHPRLSMVLWRTIFEALPTKDKMRFLREQQCDLCSHEQETTMHIFKNCPFARAIWFSGPFAIRSDMIPSNNFKYFVITLLENHCRQLRKEIASYIACYVEVIWRVKNEAWSGVTTPTLSRAIWHVHQRFGECKNSATTINANLIWNRGKTTQMADITLWVDVMSQIT, encoded by the coding sequence ATGGTGGGGTTGGACACGAACATCAATTTTTGGAATCAACCTTGGATACCATGGTTGGACTATGCAGAGTTTAAAGGAACTATGGAGCAGTTGAGGCACCAAAATCCTATACTCAAAGGAATTAAGGACATCTTCAACGTGGAAGAAAGAAGATGGAATAGTGAAGTTATAACAAGGCTGTTTGAGGAAGAATTGGGAAGGAGAATATGCGACATCCAATTGCTACCGGAAGGGCATAAGGATAAGGTGGTGTGGAAGCCAAATAACTCAGGCAACTTCTCAATGAAGTCGGCTTATTACCTAGACCAATGTTACAAGTTTAATGATGTCAATTCAGTTTGGAAATGGCTTTGGGGCCCAGGAATTCACCCAAGGCTTAGCATGGTCCTATGGAGGACGATTTTTGAGGCACTTCCAACAAAGGACAAGATGAGATTCTTGAGGGAGCAACAATGTGATTTATGTAGTCATGAGCAGGAAACAACTATGCATATTTTCAAGAACTGTCCATTTGCAAGAGCAATATGGTTTAGTGGACCTTTTGCAATTCGAAGCGATATGATTCCGAGTAATAACTTCAAATATTTTGTCATAACCTTGCTGGAGAATCATTGCAGGCAGTTGAGAAAAGAAATTGCTTCTTATATAGCCTGCTATGTTGAGGTAATTTGGAGAGTGAAGAATGAAGCTTGGAGTGGTGTCACAACACCAACTCTATCTAGGGCAATATGGCATGTCCATCAAAGATTTGGGGAATGTAAAAATTCAGCAACAACAATCAACGCAAACCTAATTTGGAACAGGggaaaaacaacacaaatggCAGACATAACTCTTTGGGTtgatgtaatgtcccaaattacctaa
- the LOC133808921 gene encoding probable protein phosphatase 2C 60, which produces MLSRLMNFLRACWLPSSDRYVHTGSDAAGRQDGLLWYKDTGQHMNGEFSMAVVQANNLLEDQSQIESGPLSTLDSGPYGTFVGIYDGHGGPETSRYINDHLFQHLKRFTSEQQSMSTEVIRKAYQATEEGFMALVTKQWHMKPQLAAVGSCCLVGVVCGGTLYIANLGDSRAVLGKLVNATGEVLAIQLSSEHNVALESVRQEMHSTHPDDSHIVVLKHNVWRVKGLIQVSRSIGDVYLKKAEFNREPLYTKFRLREPFKRPILSSEPSISVHELQPHDQFVIFASDGLWEHLTNQGAVDIVQNHPRSGSARRLVKAALQEAAKKREMRYSDLKKIDRGVRRHFHDDITVIVLFLDSNLVSRASSVRGPTLSLKGTGVNIPTKTLPPCSTMEVTT; this is translated from the exons ATGTTATCAAGGTTGATGAACTTTCTGAGGGCCTGCTGGCTGCCGTCCTCGGACCGGTATGTTCACACAGGTTCGGATGCAGCCGGCCGGCAAGATGGTTTATTGTGGTACAAAGACACAGGGCAGCACATGAATGGTGAATTCTCAATGGCTGTTGTCCAGGCCAACAACTTGCTTGAGGACCAGAGTCAGATTGAATCCGGTCCATTGAGCACGCTTGACTCTGGCCCTTATGGCACCTTCGTCGGAATTTATGATGGCCATGGGGGTCCAGAGACCTCACGTTACATCAATGATCACCTTTTCCAGCATCTCAAAA GGTTTACTTCAGAACAACAATCCATGTCAACTGAAGTGATTCGTAAAGCTTATCAAGCCACAGAAGAGGGGTTTATGGCCCTAGTTACAAAACAATGGCATATGAAGCCGCAACTCGCAGCCGTTGGATCTTGCTGCCTTGTTGGTGTGGTATGTGGAGGCACCCTTTATATTGCCAATCTTGGAGACTCCCGTGCTGTGTTGGGGAAACTTGTCAACGCAACTGGGGAGGTTCTAGCCATCCAGTTATCTTCGGAACACAATGTTGCTCTTGAATCCGTGAGACAGGAAATGCACTCTACTCACCCTGATGATTCGCATATCGTTGTTTTAAAGCATAATGTATGGCGTGTCAAGGGCTTAATACAG GTTTCTAGATCTATTGGTGATGTATATCTAAAAAAGGCTGAATTCAATAGGGAGCCTTTATATACCAAATTTCGCCTCAGGGAACCTTTTAAAAGGCCAATTTTGAGTTCTGAGCCGTCAATTTCTGTGCATGAACTTCAACCTCATGACCAATTTGTCATATTTGCCTCTGATGGACTGTGGGAGCACCTTACCAATCAGGGAGCTGTTGATATAGTTCAAAATCACCCACGCAGC GGAAGTGCTCGAAGGCTTGTGAAAGCTGCCTTGCAAGAAGCAGCCAAGAAAAGAGAAATGAGATACTCAGATTTGAAGAAAATAGACCGCGGTGTCCGCCGACATTTCCATGATGACATCACAGTTATAGTCTTATTTCTCGACTCGAATCTTGTGAGTAGAGCCAGTTCTGTTAGGGGTCCAACTTTGTCTTTGAAAGGGACTGGTGTTAACATACCTACTAAGACTCTACCCCCTTGCTCGACAATGGAGGTCACTACATGA